The Drosophila sechellia strain sech25 chromosome 2R, ASM438219v1, whole genome shotgun sequence nucleotide sequence GCGTGATCACAGCGCCCGAGCATCGGGCTAATCCCAATCCCAGCTCCATTTCGCAATCCAACCACAGCGAGGCCACCCACATGACTTTGTTGACGCTGCGCCGGCGCCGTTCGCTGCAGCGACGCGCCTGCCTCCTGAGCATCCTCGCCGCCTTCGTCTTTGGCATGGCACTGGGCGTGGTTGTGCCCATGTTCGGCCTGCCCCGCCACCAGGATTCCCCGCCAGATCTGCCAGAGGAGCAGATACAGATGGTTGCCGTGGAGCCGCTGAGCAGCTACCGCGTGGAGTTCATCAAGGAGACGGACGAGCTGAGTGCCGAGCAGGTATTCCGCAATGCCTTCCATTTGGAGCAGGACAAGGATGCTCCGGACTCGATGGTGGTGAAGAAGCTGGACACCAACGACGGCAGCATCAAGGAGTTCCACGTGCAGCGCACTGCCAGCGGTCGATATCGCAAGGGTCCGGAGAGAAGACTGTCCAAGCAGATGCCGGAGAGGATGCAGACACAAGAGACCCCTCGGGCTCCGACGACCTCGCCCACAAATCCTACCAGTGAGCATCAAGCGGGACTCATTGAGGAGGATGTCTATTGGGGTCCCACTGTGGAGCAGGCTCTGCCCAAGGGATTCGCAGCCAAGGATCAAGTCTCTTGggaacgcttcgtgggagagcAGGGCCGAGTAGTTCGCCTGGAGCAGGGATGCGGAAGAATGCAGAACCGCATGGTGGTCTTTGCGGATGGAACAAGGGCCTGTGCCCGCTACCGCCAGAATACGGATCAGATTCAGGGCGAGATATTCAGCTACTACTTGGGCCAGCTCTTGAACATAAGCAATCTGGCCCCGAGTGCCGCCACCGTAGTGGACACCAGTACGCCCAATTGGGCCGCTGCCCTGGGCGACATCACACAGGCGCAGTGGAAGGAGCGCCGACCAGTGGTGCTGACCCGCTGGCTGTCCGATCTGGAGCCGGCTGGGATACCACAGCCCTTCCAGCCGCT carries:
- the LOC6609758 gene encoding extracellular serine/threonine protein kinase four-jointed, producing the protein MYDIKRLEAGQQKLQQAQQPLGLDLSGQQQQLTCSVITAPEHRANPNPSSISQSNHSEATHMTLLTLRRRRSLQRRACLLSILAAFVFGMALGVVVPMFGLPRHQDSPPDLPEEQIQMVAVEPLSSYRVEFIKETDELSAEQVFRNAFHLEQDKDAPDSMVVKKLDTNDGSIKEFHVQRTASGRYRKGPERRLSKQMPERMQTQETPRAPTTSPTNPTSEHQAGLIEEDVYWGPTVEQALPKGFAAKDQVSWERFVGEQGRVVRLEQGCGRMQNRMVVFADGTRACARYRQNTDQIQGEIFSYYLGQLLNISNLAPSAATVVDTSTPNWAAALGDITQAQWKERRPVVLTRWLSDLEPAGIPQPFQPLERHLNKHDVWNLTRHMQSERQAQSQPHGLLKRLGAASSSGSAHQSNAIEETGTGTETANGALVQRLIELAQWSDLIVFDYLIANLDRVVNNLYNFQWNADIMAAPAHNLARQSASQLLVFLDNESGLLHGYRLLKKYEAYHSLLLDNLCVFRRPTIDALRRLRAAGAGRRLRDLFERTTSAGVRDVLPSLPDKSVKILVERIDRVLGQVQKCQGS